A DNA window from Oleomonas cavernae contains the following coding sequences:
- a CDS encoding DUF2207 domain-containing protein, whose protein sequence is MLRHLIHAIAVALACLASPAIAAEVVRSFDATVTVEASGDLLVTERIAVTAEGNEIRRGIFRDFPTIHRNVDGTVRTTSFEVQRVTRDGQPEPYHEEGIEGGQRLYIGDKDVFLNPGRYTYEITYRSARQMRFFAEYDELYWNVTGNFWSFPIERASVAVTLPAGARIVQQAAYTGAQGQTGHDARVTRQDGNTIAYATTRRLEASEGMTIAVGFPKGLVAEPGEAGRQAQFVLDNLGLLLLLAGVPLMAIYYFVTWRRHGIDPPRGIVIPLFGPPRKLPPADVSYVFYRGLGESIGAAPRAFVAALVGLATAKRVRLDNADKILTVTDLHAPIDKLSAGEQAIMGGFFDGRTSLAITKAYRSTLEATLASFRKVVDKANKGSWFTTNPGWVAGGFLLTVAFLAAAFILFPLSAGQAGQLILAIVGAVISIPLLIGGYRRLIGDVPGGSKIVGVIMGVIGLPLALLVLASEFGLARWVNLIDGVDQVPWATLALIFAAFGLIALFFLGRFLLFAPTIEGRKLMDEIEGFRLYLSVAEADRLNMAGAPDFTTDLFERFLPYAVALGVEKPWSEALESHLARTGAGSRDYAPSFYTGSAWSSASIGAATAGIASTLGSSFASAMPSSSGSSGGGSSGGGGGGGGGGGW, encoded by the coding sequence ATGCTGCGCCACCTGATCCATGCCATCGCCGTCGCCCTCGCCTGCCTCGCCTCGCCGGCCATCGCGGCCGAAGTCGTCCGCAGTTTCGACGCCACCGTCACCGTGGAGGCGTCGGGCGATCTGCTGGTGACGGAACGGATCGCGGTCACGGCGGAAGGCAACGAGATCAGGCGGGGCATCTTCCGCGATTTTCCGACCATCCATCGCAATGTCGACGGCACGGTGCGCACCACGAGCTTCGAAGTCCAGCGGGTGACCCGCGACGGCCAGCCCGAACCCTATCACGAGGAAGGCATCGAGGGCGGCCAGCGGCTCTATATCGGCGACAAGGACGTCTTCCTGAACCCGGGCCGCTACACCTACGAGATCACCTATCGCAGCGCCCGCCAGATGCGCTTCTTCGCCGAGTACGACGAGCTCTATTGGAACGTCACCGGTAATTTCTGGAGCTTCCCGATCGAGCGCGCCAGCGTAGCCGTGACCCTGCCCGCCGGGGCCAGGATCGTGCAGCAAGCCGCCTATACCGGCGCCCAGGGCCAGACCGGCCATGATGCCCGGGTAACCCGGCAGGACGGGAACACCATCGCCTATGCCACCACCCGCCGCCTGGAAGCCTCCGAGGGGATGACCATCGCCGTCGGCTTCCCAAAGGGCCTGGTGGCGGAACCCGGCGAGGCCGGGCGGCAGGCGCAATTCGTGCTCGACAATCTGGGTCTGCTGCTCCTGCTGGCCGGCGTGCCCTTGATGGCGATCTACTACTTCGTCACCTGGCGGCGCCATGGCATCGATCCGCCGCGCGGCATCGTCATCCCGCTGTTCGGGCCGCCGCGCAAGCTACCGCCGGCCGACGTCAGCTATGTCTTCTATCGCGGCCTGGGGGAGAGCATCGGCGCGGCGCCCCGGGCCTTCGTCGCCGCCCTGGTGGGGCTGGCCACGGCCAAGCGGGTGCGGCTCGACAATGCCGACAAGATCCTGACGGTGACCGACCTGCACGCCCCGATCGACAAGCTCTCGGCAGGCGAGCAGGCGATCATGGGCGGCTTCTTCGACGGCCGCACCAGCCTTGCCATCACCAAGGCCTATCGCAGCACCCTGGAGGCCACCCTGGCCAGTTTCCGCAAGGTCGTGGATAAGGCCAACAAGGGAAGCTGGTTCACCACCAACCCCGGCTGGGTCGCCGGCGGCTTCCTGCTCACCGTGGCCTTCCTGGCCGCGGCCTTCATCCTGTTCCCGCTGAGCGCCGGGCAGGCGGGGCAACTGATCCTGGCCATCGTCGGCGCCGTCATCTCGATTCCGCTGCTGATCGGCGGTTACCGCCGCCTGATCGGCGACGTGCCGGGCGGCTCGAAGATCGTCGGCGTCATCATGGGGGTGATCGGCCTGCCCCTTGCCCTGCTGGTGCTGGCCAGCGAGTTCGGCCTGGCCCGCTGGGTCAACCTGATCGATGGCGTGGACCAGGTGCCCTGGGCGACACTCGCCCTGATCTTCGCGGCCTTTGGCCTGATCGCCCTGTTCTTCCTGGGCCGTTTCCTGTTGTTCGCCCCGACTATCGAGGGGCGCAAACTGATGGACGAGATCGAAGGCTTCCGCCTCTATCTGTCGGTGGCCGAGGCCGACCGCCTGAACATGGCGGGCGCGCCCGATTTCACCACCGACCTGTTCGAACGCTTCCTGCCCTATGCCGTGGCGCTGGGGGTGGAAAAACCCTGGTCGGAGGCCCTGGAAAGCCACCTGGCCAGGACGGGTGCGGGCAGCCGCGACTACGCCCCGTCGTTCTATACCGGCTCGGCCTGGAGTTCGGCGAGCATCGGTGCTGCAACCGCCGGCATCGCCTCGACCCTGGGCTCGAGCTTCGCCTCGGCCATGCCGTCGTCGTCGGGTTCGTCGGGCGGCGGCTCGTCGGGCGGGGGCGGCGGGGGCGGCGGCGGGGGCGGCTGGTAG
- a CDS encoding NAD(P)/FAD-dependent oxidoreductase has product MSRSDVVVLGAGIVGVSVALHLQARGRSVVLLDRKAPGEETSFGNAGIIERASVIPYTFPREIPDLFRYALNRSTDARYDPLFVPRVAPWLYQFWRASSPGRLKQIVKDLLPLIENCLSEHKALMAKAGIDALRRDRGWIEFFRRPRSFDKAVAEARALEAYKLRYAVLDPAALHALEPHLAQGLVGAVHWQDPATVTDPGKVVKAYADLFVRQGGILATGDARSLEADGDGWRVMTGSGPVEARDAVIALGPWANDLYRSLGYAIPMAVKRGYHMHYRPAGGAVANHTMLDVDGGYLMAPMERGLRLTTGVEFADRDAPPTPIQVDRAEAKAREIFPLGERVDPAPWMGRRPCLPDMKPVLGPAPRHKGLWFAFGHNHHGLTLGPVTGRLLAQMMTGETPFTDPAPYRADRF; this is encoded by the coding sequence ATGAGCAGGTCTGATGTGGTGGTCCTGGGTGCCGGGATCGTCGGCGTGTCGGTTGCCCTTCACCTCCAGGCCCGCGGCCGTTCGGTCGTGCTGCTCGACCGCAAGGCGCCGGGCGAAGAGACCAGCTTCGGCAATGCCGGCATCATCGAGCGGGCCAGCGTCATCCCCTATACCTTTCCGCGCGAAATCCCCGACCTGTTCCGCTATGCCCTGAACCGGTCGACGGACGCCCGCTACGACCCCTTGTTCGTGCCCCGCGTGGCACCCTGGCTGTATCAGTTCTGGCGCGCCTCCAGCCCCGGCCGGCTGAAGCAGATCGTCAAGGACCTGCTGCCCCTGATCGAGAATTGCCTGAGCGAGCACAAGGCCCTGATGGCCAAGGCCGGCATCGACGCCCTGCGCCGCGACCGGGGCTGGATCGAATTCTTCCGCCGGCCCCGGAGCTTCGACAAGGCGGTGGCCGAGGCCCGGGCGCTGGAAGCCTACAAGCTTCGCTACGCCGTGCTGGACCCGGCGGCGCTCCACGCGCTGGAACCCCATCTGGCGCAGGGCCTGGTGGGCGCCGTGCACTGGCAGGATCCGGCCACGGTGACCGACCCCGGCAAGGTGGTCAAAGCCTATGCCGACCTGTTCGTGCGCCAGGGCGGCATCCTGGCGACGGGCGATGCCCGCAGCCTCGAGGCGGACGGCGACGGCTGGCGCGTCATGACCGGCTCAGGCCCGGTCGAGGCTAGGGACGCCGTGATCGCCCTGGGCCCCTGGGCCAACGATCTCTACCGGTCGCTGGGCTATGCCATTCCCATGGCGGTCAAGCGCGGCTACCACATGCATTACCGCCCCGCGGGCGGCGCGGTGGCCAACCACACCATGCTGGATGTCGACGGCGGTTACCTGATGGCGCCCATGGAGCGCGGCCTGCGCCTGACCACCGGCGTCGAATTCGCCGATCGCGACGCCCCGCCCACGCCGATCCAGGTCGACCGGGCGGAGGCCAAGGCACGCGAGATCTTCCCCCTGGGCGAGCGGGTCGATCCCGCCCCCTGGATGGGCCGCCGGCCCTGCCTGCCCGACATGAAGCCGGTGCTGGGCCCGGCACCCCGCCACAAGGGCCTGTGGTTCGCCTTCGGCCATAACCACCACGGTCTCACCCTGGGCCCGGTCACCGGCCGCCTGCTGGCGCAGATGATGACCGGCGAGACACCCTTCACCGATCCCGCCCCCTATCGCGCCGACCGCTTCTGA
- a CDS encoding MFS transporter, producing MRLPLFALAVASFGIGTTEFVIMGLLLDVARDFQVTVPQAGMLVSGYALGVTIGAPILAIATARLPRRLALLWLMGLFILGNLLCAVAPGYWLLMGARVVTSFCHGAFFGLGAVVAAEVVPPRQRAQAIALMFAGLTLANVLGVPFGTALGQALGWRATFWAVVGIGVAAGVALYLWLPRNLAVSTGGLLREVRALRQPQVLLAMLISALASASLFSVFTYIAPILEQVTGLEPAGVTWVLLIFGVGLTLGNLAGGRLADWRLMPTVIAIFIALTAVLVVFTQTSAALWPAVITIFIWGVLVFALVSPLQMRVVNEATQAPNLASTINQGAFNLGNATGAWVGGLAITYGISYADMPWVGAALALVALGFTLLSYSLERRTAVEVPA from the coding sequence ATGCGGCTGCCCTTGTTCGCCCTTGCCGTTGCGTCCTTCGGTATCGGCACCACCGAATTCGTCATCATGGGGCTGCTGCTCGATGTTGCCCGCGACTTCCAGGTGACCGTGCCGCAGGCCGGCATGCTGGTCTCGGGCTATGCCCTGGGCGTTACCATCGGCGCGCCGATCCTGGCCATCGCCACCGCGCGGCTGCCGCGGCGCCTGGCCCTGCTGTGGCTGATGGGCCTGTTCATCCTGGGCAACCTGTTGTGTGCCGTGGCGCCCGGCTACTGGCTGCTGATGGGCGCGCGGGTGGTTACCTCGTTCTGCCACGGCGCTTTCTTCGGCTTGGGCGCCGTGGTCGCTGCCGAGGTAGTGCCGCCGCGCCAGCGGGCGCAGGCGATCGCCTTGATGTTCGCCGGCCTGACCCTGGCCAATGTTCTGGGCGTGCCCTTCGGCACGGCGCTGGGCCAGGCCCTGGGCTGGCGCGCCACCTTCTGGGCCGTGGTCGGCATCGGTGTCGCCGCCGGCGTGGCGCTCTACCTGTGGCTGCCGCGCAACCTGGCGGTCTCCACCGGCGGCTTGCTGCGCGAGGTGCGCGCCCTGCGCCAGCCCCAGGTACTGCTGGCCATGCTGATCAGCGCGCTTGCCTCGGCCAGCCTGTTCAGCGTCTTCACCTATATCGCGCCCATCCTGGAACAGGTGACGGGGCTCGAGCCGGCCGGCGTTACCTGGGTGCTGCTGATCTTCGGGGTCGGCCTGACACTCGGCAATCTGGCCGGCGGCCGGCTGGCCGACTGGCGCCTGATGCCCACGGTGATCGCGATCTTCATCGCCCTGACCGCGGTGCTGGTCGTCTTCACCCAGACCAGTGCTGCGCTGTGGCCGGCGGTGATCACCATCTTCATCTGGGGCGTGCTGGTCTTCGCCCTGGTCTCGCCTCTGCAGATGCGGGTGGTGAACGAGGCGACGCAGGCGCCCAACCTCGCCTCCACCATCAACCAGGGGGCGTTCAACCTAGGCAATGCCACGGGTGCCTGGGTCGGCGGCCTGGCGATCACCTATGGCATCTCCTATGCCGACATGCCCTGGGTCGGCGCCGCCCTGGCGCTGGTGGCGCTGGGCTTCACCCTGCTCTCCTATTCGCTGGAACGCCGGACGGCCGTCGAAGTGCCGGCCTGA
- the thiD gene encoding bifunctional hydroxymethylpyrimidine kinase/phosphomethylpyrimidine kinase — translation MTVVRGRVLIVAGSDSGGGAGIQADIKTVTALGGYAMTAITALTIQNTLGVHGIVEVPPAAVTQQMAACLDDIGADVIKTGMLHAVPVVDAVLAGLERPGAPECLVVDPVMVAKGGAILSGDETIAAIRRRLVPRASIITPNLPEASVLLGRPVVAIGEMDQAAFDLLALGCGAVLLKGGHLAGDHVRDVLVSADGLVYFDDPRIDTWHTHGTGCTLASAVATGLAQGLDLVAAVTRARAYVRKAMATAPGLGAGHGPLNHGHTVAPFTA, via the coding sequence ATGACTGTGGTTCGCGGGCGGGTGCTGATCGTCGCGGGTTCCGACTCGGGCGGCGGCGCCGGCATCCAGGCCGACATCAAGACCGTGACGGCCCTGGGCGGCTATGCCATGACCGCCATCACCGCGCTCACCATCCAGAACACCCTGGGTGTCCACGGCATCGTCGAGGTGCCGCCGGCAGCGGTAACTCAGCAGATGGCGGCGTGCCTGGACGATATCGGTGCCGACGTGATCAAGACCGGCATGCTCCACGCCGTGCCGGTGGTCGATGCGGTGCTGGCCGGGCTCGAGCGGCCCGGCGCGCCCGAGTGCCTGGTGGTCGATCCGGTGATGGTGGCCAAGGGCGGGGCGATCCTGTCGGGCGACGAGACCATCGCCGCGATCCGCCGGCGCCTGGTGCCGCGCGCCAGCATCATCACGCCCAACCTGCCCGAAGCCTCGGTCCTGCTGGGTCGCCCGGTCGTTGCGATCGGCGAGATGGACCAGGCGGCCTTCGACCTGCTGGCCCTGGGCTGTGGCGCCGTGCTGTTGAAGGGCGGGCACCTGGCGGGCGATCATGTCCGCGACGTGCTGGTCTCCGCCGACGGCCTGGTTTATTTCGACGACCCGCGGATCGACACCTGGCACACCCATGGCACGGGCTGCACCCTGGCCTCGGCGGTGGCGACCGGCCTTGCCCAGGGCCTGGACCTGGTGGCCGCGGTCACGCGGGCGCGGGCTTACGTGCGCAAGGCCATGGCGACGGCGCCGGGCCTGGGCGCTGGCCATGGCCCGCTGAACCATGGCCACACGGTGGCGCCCTTCACCGCTTGA
- the glmM gene encoding phosphoglucosamine mutase: MTRKLFGTDGIRGLANTDPMTAELALAVGQAAGRLFQKGAHRPRVVIGKDTRLSGYMLEAALQAGFVAVGMDVMLVGPMPTPAVAMLTRSLRADLGVMISASHNQYQDNGIKLFGPDGYKLSDEVEIAIERMIEAGDVARAEPKAVGRAQRLDDAAGRYIEFAKATFPRGMKLDGLKVVIDCAHGAAYKVAPTVLWELGAEVVAIGVAPDGFNINRECGSTHVKALRQAVLQHDAHIGIALDGDADRLILVDEAGQVVDGDQLMAVVAEHFHNTQALKGGGIVATVMSNLGLERHLSNFGLVLARTAVGDRYVVEHMREHGYNVGGEQSGHIILSDFATTGDGLIAALQVLAMVVEAGRPSSEVCRRFQPLPQVLRNVRFTAAGRHPLEDDGVKATIAAVEARLKRTGRLLIRKSGTEPVIRVMAEGEDQSLVENAVAEVVQALERVAA, translated from the coding sequence ATGACGCGCAAGCTGTTCGGCACCGACGGGATCCGCGGCCTCGCCAATACCGATCCGATGACGGCCGAACTGGCCCTGGCGGTGGGCCAGGCGGCCGGGCGGCTGTTCCAGAAGGGCGCGCACCGGCCGCGCGTGGTGATCGGCAAGGACACGCGCCTGTCGGGCTACATGCTCGAGGCGGCGCTGCAGGCAGGCTTCGTCGCCGTGGGCATGGATGTGATGCTGGTCGGCCCGATGCCGACGCCGGCGGTGGCCATGCTGACCCGCTCGCTGCGCGCCGACCTGGGCGTCATGATTTCCGCCTCGCACAACCAGTATCAGGACAACGGCATCAAGCTGTTCGGCCCCGACGGCTACAAGCTCTCCGACGAGGTCGAAATCGCCATCGAGCGGATGATCGAGGCGGGTGACGTGGCCCGGGCCGAGCCCAAGGCGGTGGGCCGGGCGCAGCGCCTGGACGATGCCGCCGGCCGCTACATCGAATTCGCCAAGGCGACCTTCCCGCGCGGCATGAAGCTGGACGGGCTGAAGGTCGTCATCGATTGCGCCCATGGCGCCGCCTACAAGGTGGCGCCGACGGTGCTGTGGGAACTGGGGGCCGAGGTGGTGGCGATCGGCGTCGCCCCGGACGGCTTCAACATCAACCGCGAATGCGGCTCGACCCATGTCAAGGCGCTGCGCCAGGCCGTGTTGCAGCACGATGCCCATATCGGTATCGCGCTCGACGGCGATGCCGACCGGCTGATCCTGGTCGACGAGGCCGGCCAGGTGGTCGACGGCGACCAGTTGATGGCAGTGGTGGCTGAGCACTTCCACAATACCCAGGCGCTGAAGGGCGGCGGTATCGTCGCCACCGTCATGTCCAACTTAGGGCTGGAACGCCACCTGTCCAACTTCGGCCTGGTCCTGGCGCGCACGGCGGTGGGCGATCGCTATGTCGTCGAGCACATGCGCGAGCATGGTTACAATGTCGGCGGCGAACAGTCGGGTCACATCATCCTGTCGGATTTCGCCACCACCGGCGACGGCCTGATCGCGGCCTTGCAGGTGCTGGCCATGGTGGTCGAGGCCGGGCGCCCGTCGTCGGAAGTGTGCCGGCGCTTCCAGCCCCTGCCGCAGGTCCTGCGCAATGTCCGTTTCACCGCCGCCGGCCGGCACCCGCTGGAAGACGATGGCGTCAAGGCGACCATCGCCGCGGTCGAGGCGCGCCTGAAGCGCACCGGCCGCCTGCTGATCCGCAAGTCGGGGACCGAGCCGGTGATCCGCGTGATGGCCGAGGGCGAGGACCAGAGCCTGGTCGAGAACGCAGTGGCCGAAGTGGTCCAGGCGCTGGAGCGCGTGGCGGCATGA
- the folP gene encoding dihydropteroate synthase codes for MIDEQISPLGLVRGAEAQALIGAGLALALAPGLAFTRHARARRAGGAVHRDILPLDAAPGYTPPADPLAALGLPGERPLVMGIVNVTPDSFSDGGRFQGAAGVQHAERLVAAGADILDIGGESTRPGSAEVSVQEEIDRVCPVIAAAAPFGVPVSVDTRKAAVMQAALAAGATIVNDVSALAFDPAAAPYLATIGCPVILMHTRGTPQTMQQDPRYGDVLFEVVAELASSCALAQAAGIDRGRLIVDPGIGFAKTVAHNLALIDGLHALHALRLPILLGVSRKSFIGRLNGDIPADGRLPGSLAAAMAGLDRGARILRVHDVAETVQAVTIWRALSVL; via the coding sequence ATGATCGACGAACAGATATCGCCCCTGGGGCTCGTGCGCGGCGCCGAAGCGCAGGCGCTGATCGGCGCCGGCCTCGCCCTGGCCCTGGCCCCGGGCCTGGCCTTCACAAGGCATGCCCGCGCGCGCCGCGCCGGGGGCGCGGTCCACCGCGACATCCTGCCCCTCGATGCCGCGCCCGGTTACACCCCGCCGGCCGATCCGCTGGCCGCCCTGGGCCTGCCCGGCGAGCGGCCGCTGGTCATGGGCATCGTCAACGTGACGCCCGACAGTTTCTCGGACGGCGGGCGGTTCCAGGGGGCGGCCGGCGTCCAGCATGCCGAGCGGCTGGTCGCGGCCGGAGCCGATATCCTGGACATCGGTGGCGAGTCGACCCGCCCCGGCTCGGCCGAGGTTTCGGTCCAGGAAGAAATCGACCGGGTCTGCCCGGTGATCGCCGCGGCGGCGCCGTTCGGCGTGCCCGTGTCGGTCGATACCCGCAAGGCCGCCGTCATGCAGGCGGCGCTCGCCGCCGGGGCCACGATCGTCAACGATGTCTCGGCCCTGGCCTTCGACCCTGCGGCGGCGCCCTATCTGGCGACGATCGGCTGCCCGGTGATCCTGATGCACACCAGGGGCACGCCCCAGACCATGCAGCAGGATCCGCGCTATGGCGACGTGCTGTTCGAGGTGGTCGCGGAACTGGCGTCGAGCTGCGCCCTGGCCCAGGCGGCGGGCATCGACCGGGGGCGGCTGATCGTCGATCCCGGCATCGGCTTTGCCAAGACCGTGGCCCATAACCTGGCCCTGATCGACGGGCTGCACGCGCTCCATGCCCTGCGTCTGCCGATCCTGCTGGGGGTCAGCCGCAAGTCCTTCATCGGTCGGCTGAATGGCGACATCCCCGCCGATGGCCGACTGCCCGGCTCGCTGGCGGCCGCGATGGCGGGCCTGGACCGCGGTGCCCGGATCCTGCGCGTGCATGACGTGGCCGAGACCGTGCAGGCCGTGACAATCTGGCGTGCCCTGTCTGTCCTGTGA
- the ftsH gene encoding ATP-dependent zinc metalloprotease FtsH, translating to MNLPGRNLALWVVIALILFALFNAFQGSTTRTAGKELGYSEFIGYVDSGRVTDVTIQGNTVYLKLTDGREFTTVKPDDPQLVQRLLDKNVNFASKPPEAGGVSLIDILINWFPMLLLIGVWIFFMRQMQSGGGKAMGFGKSKARLLTERHGRVTFDDVAGIDEAKEELEEIVDFLKDPQKFQRLGGRIPKGALLVGPPGTGKTLLARAIAGEANVPFFTISGSDFVEMFVGVGASRVRDMFEQAKKNAPCIIFIDEIDAVGRHRGAGLGGGNDEREQTLNQLLVEMDGFEANEGVILVAATNRPDVLDPALLRPGRFDRQVVVANPDIVGREKILKVHMRKVPVGPDVDARVIARGTPGFSGADLANLVNEAALLAARKGRRVVTMDEFESAKDKVMMGTERRSMVMSEEEKRNTAYHEAGHALIMLHIPSHDPLHKVTIIPRGRALGLTMFLPERDRYGYSRKELEAKLAGLYGGRMAEELIFGEENVTTGASNDIKVATNLARRMVTEWGMSDKLGRLRYSENEEEVFLGHSVTQRKNVSDATAGLIDEEVRRIIDTAESTTRNLLTTYMDELHILAKGLLEYETLSADEIRALLKGENIHREVSAADPPADIGPGSAVPPTGKASDDRGPGFRPEPQPGA from the coding sequence GGAACTGGGCTATTCCGAATTCATCGGCTACGTCGACAGCGGGCGGGTGACCGATGTCACCATCCAGGGCAACACCGTCTACCTCAAGCTGACCGACGGGCGCGAATTCACCACGGTGAAGCCCGACGATCCGCAACTGGTCCAGCGCCTGCTCGACAAGAACGTCAATTTCGCCAGCAAGCCGCCGGAAGCCGGCGGGGTCAGCCTGATCGACATCCTGATCAACTGGTTCCCCATGCTGCTGCTGATCGGCGTGTGGATCTTCTTCATGCGCCAGATGCAGTCGGGCGGCGGCAAGGCCATGGGTTTCGGCAAGTCCAAGGCGCGCCTGCTGACCGAACGCCACGGCCGGGTCACCTTCGATGACGTCGCCGGCATCGACGAGGCCAAGGAAGAGCTCGAGGAAATCGTCGACTTCCTGAAGGACCCGCAGAAATTCCAGCGCCTGGGCGGCCGCATCCCCAAGGGCGCCCTGCTGGTCGGCCCGCCGGGCACCGGCAAGACCCTGCTGGCCCGCGCCATCGCCGGCGAGGCGAACGTGCCCTTCTTCACGATTTCGGGTTCCGACTTCGTCGAGATGTTCGTGGGCGTCGGCGCCAGCCGCGTGCGCGACATGTTCGAACAGGCCAAGAAGAACGCGCCCTGCATCATCTTCATCGACGAAATCGACGCCGTCGGCCGCCATCGCGGTGCCGGCCTTGGCGGCGGCAACGACGAGCGCGAGCAGACCCTGAACCAGCTCCTGGTCGAGATGGACGGCTTCGAGGCCAACGAGGGCGTGATCCTGGTCGCCGCGACCAACCGCCCCGACGTGCTGGACCCTGCCCTGCTGCGCCCCGGCCGCTTCGACCGCCAGGTCGTGGTGGCCAATCCCGACATTGTCGGCCGCGAGAAGATCCTGAAGGTGCATATGCGCAAAGTGCCCGTCGGCCCGGACGTGGATGCCCGGGTCATTGCTCGTGGCACGCCGGGTTTCTCGGGCGCGGATCTGGCCAATCTGGTCAACGAGGCGGCGCTGCTTGCCGCGCGCAAGGGCCGCCGCGTCGTTACCATGGACGAGTTCGAGTCCGCCAAGGACAAGGTGATGATGGGCACCGAGCGGCGCTCGATGGTCATGTCCGAGGAAGAGAAGCGTAACACCGCCTATCATGAGGCGGGCCATGCCCTGATCATGCTTCATATTCCCAGCCATGATCCGCTGCACAAGGTCACGATCATTCCGCGTGGCCGGGCGCTGGGCTTGACCATGTTCCTGCCCGAGCGGGACCGGTACGGCTACTCGAGGAAGGAACTGGAGGCGAAACTGGCCGGCCTGTACGGCGGCCGCATGGCCGAGGAATTGATCTTCGGCGAGGAGAACGTCACCACCGGCGCGTCCAACGATATCAAGGTCGCGACCAATCTGGCTCGCCGCATGGTCACCGAATGGGGCATGTCCGACAAACTGGGCCGCCTGCGCTATTCCGAAAACGAGGAAGAGGTCTTCCTCGGTCACTCGGTTACGCAGCGCAAGAACGTTTCGGATGCCACGGCGGGCCTGATCGACGAAGAAGTGCGCCGGATCATCGACACGGCCGAGTCCACCACCCGGAACCTGCTGACCACGTACATGGACGAGCTCCACATCCTCGCCAAGGGCCTTCTCGAGTATGAAACCCTGTCGGCCGACGAAATTCGCGCCCTGCTGAAAGGCGAGAATATTCATCGCGAGGTGAGCGCCGCCGACCCGCCGGCCGACATCGGCCCCGGCTCGGCCGTGCCGCCCACCGGCAAGGCCAGCGACGACCGCGGCCCCGGCTTCCGGCCGGAGCCGCAGCCCGGCGCCTGA